One region of Armigeres subalbatus isolate Guangzhou_Male chromosome 3, GZ_Asu_2, whole genome shotgun sequence genomic DNA includes:
- the LOC134227049 gene encoding LOW QUALITY PROTEIN: Fanconi anemia group D2 protein homolog (The sequence of the model RefSeq protein was modified relative to this genomic sequence to represent the inferred CDS: inserted 5 bases in 5 codons) encodes MFKNRKSSLLAKKSSDLTTIRENIIDTTVRSTSPWQKVRRLESAPAQAAEADEPFGSSQFSVPASQINSQRRYLSQRSNLQKSQSARTSRRMPTNYFESVLLKCQLELDDPSSIVLRCEPIGFVRTLRTLLRGSGDYPKNLKDFVAGVEQVSRNRDAFRKLLECCQLQSQTTGEVKAIQESVMKMLLCVEFMQEDLIRLLFDYVERATDEEIGMNMIGLVLSQIKFIDHSVHGTLVFNKYFEVLGRKKSAQLLKEAIGALEDVIDVSKQNMAFRKILELFSVLGDLFTIANVTVFCEMSLSGTTLKLARQKMVEFVESGCGAEIYPLLVRFMLKFNGNETDSLHENIREIRLVIDSLVRMGNDSTVKKSLREIFQIIYQTLTVSAVLYEAWVKFCRLLTDEESHMALDLLVLLMMLTVNEIKSSGIQKMLINKIKKGHLKIAQMQSLTEDFESVLNAHMDCVLDFVESCLKEKQAEVCEFGVLSMRYLFSGNNLNNRLVLNKLVGFMCEMALINEGQRNDYLIATCMDALSSIYESFPSDIQNNAHILLKIMDISMDLNLQQYRTAVSLICEAIHVPNRPLSDNETWDSLNIVIKKQLLSNNKVVKKKGVIGVVRLIRHLLKTSTENEELTSSFDSDRTIDTVSNIPTAAGREIGNMINLLFTSSNESSDILALCYDELAEMLQDFESNVGKPERAFSVWLCDVLTNDFQNXFIIEEIPSGEIVQYSKKLCINDATELENTNAEAYAIAVNITENMLAYNSRYSTMCFFLSMFKLMKVLQLIRYNGNLESINALLGCAIVVPXFYAEPDEKHLVETYEEDICRQLLDAYFYIANWFRELINAFLLQSDKLIHRKVIERLTALVQLERRLAALLRNVDFDYQPPICDFSADTNKKALRSAKQSTSKSNLTLNATRKSQFDATTKPRSSESSEFDTETLFVRYRRGFRAMDSQVIKLLREPVLLCHTLPIDKVGESLGLIEYRFXLETFVTDIESKTGTRLKLDDLLEIVPYAVXNYVKINTKRQDLHTSTEPELQTDYKVLTCCSNLSLRMFTGVLLLLSKAKHEVRHKALKVFDKLATSPDQSRQSEADNVEVILTTELTHKNAFKNLHNAHCLYKFGCALHLVSPNSANTSIIASFCQKFICSHFTAKTGNAVELSQLLQGIFIVVDFPKIKRLTKALADDLTSSKSDAKLYSGLQRCHYALLFKELSKAFIKCIQSELRFRSTTVXKFVLWEQSSEILKQFSEVAKHADNSKIYSCYMRYSHTYLKLFQQSGLKTMEDILKVTADRVSHLLSTLQHNTRYLHNICCHSKNTKDNSLVAQIPFIRETVETLIYSVKAVLAANNCSSVFWMGNLKNKDLKGDLIVTQLDELEQESEPESDIADFLSDDDETEGRPVPAARLGKVSEAKTSQSKCF; translated from the exons atgtttaaaaatcgaaaatcgtCTTTACTGGCAAAGAAATCTTCTGATTTAACGACAATCCGTGAGAACATCATTGATACCACAGTCCGCTCCACTTCGCCATGGCAAAAGGTACGACGATTGGAAAGTGCGCCTGCACAGGCTGCTGAAGCGGATGAGCCCTTCGGGAGCAGTCAATTTTCCGTACCGGCGAGCCAGATAAACAGCCAGCGAAGGTATCTTTCACAACGAAGTAATCTGCAAAAGTCACAAAGCGCTCGGACTTCGCGCCGAATGCCTACCAACTATTTTGAAAGTGTCCTACTCAAGTGCCAGCTAGAGTTGGACGATCCGTCGTCTATCGTGCTCCGCTGCGAACCGATTGGCTTTGTGCGAACGCTGAGGACCCTGCTTAGAGGAAGTGGGGACTATCCGAAGAATCTGAAGGATTTCGTGGCTGGGGTTGAGCAGGTGAGTAGGAACAGGGATGCTTTTCGGAAGCTGCTGGAATGCTGCCAGTTGCAAAGTCAAACCACCGGGGAAGTGAAAGCGATTCAGGAGAGTGTGATGAAGATGTTGCTGTGCGTGGAGTTTATGCAGGAGGATTTGATCCGGCTGCTGTTCGATTATGTAGAGCGCGCGACAGATGAGGAGATCGGAATGAACATGATTGGCTTGGTGCTGTCCCAGATCAAATTTATTGACCATAGTGTACATGGGACGCTCGTATTTAACAAGTATTTTGAGGTGCTTGGTCGCAAGAAGAGTGCGCAACTTTTAAAGGAAGCGATTGGGGCACTGGAGGATGTCATCGATGTGTCTAAGCAGAACATGGCCTTTCGGAAAATTTTAGAATTGTTTTCGGTTTTGGGTGATCTTTTCACAATAGCGAACGTGACTGTATTTTGTGAGATGAGTCTAAGCGGGACAACACTTAAGTTGGCCAGGCAGAAGATGGTAGAATTTGTGGAGAGCGGATGTGGAGCGGAAATCTATCCGCTATTGGTACGGTTTATGCTGAAATTCAATGGCAATGAAACTGATAGTCTTCACGAGAACATCCGAGAAATCCGTTTGGTCATAGACAGTCTAGTTCGAATGGGTAACGATTCAACTGTAAAGAAGAGTCTGcgagaaattttccaaatcatCTACCAAACGTTGACTGTATCAGCAGTACTGTACGAGGCGTGGGTGAAATTTTGTCGACTTTTAACCGACGAGGAATCTCACATGGCTTTGGATCTTCTAGTCCTACTTATGATGCTTACCGTTAATGAGATCAAGAGTAGTGGTATACAAAAAATGCTGATCAACAAAATCAAGAAGGGTCATTTGAAGATTGCGCAAATGCAGTCATTGACAGAGGATTTCGAGTCTGTGTTGAACGCCCATATGGATTGCGTCTTGGACTTCGTAGAATCATGTCTTAAGGAGAAGCAAGCAGAAGTTTGCGAATTCGGCGTATTGTCTATGAGATATTTGTTCTCGGGGAACAACCTGAACAATCGGTTGGTTCTGAACAAGCTGGTTGGCTTCATGTGCGAGATGGCGTTGATAAACGAAGGCCAACGTAACGATTATCTGATTGCTACATGCATGGATGCCCTGTCCAGCATATACGAAAGCTTTCCAAGCGACATTCAGAACAATGCTCATATTTTACTGAAAATAATGGATATTTCAATGGACCTAAATCTGCAGCAGTATCGAACTGCGGTCAGTCTGATTTGCGAAGCGATTCATGTTCCGAACAGACCTCTATCCGACAACGAAACATGGGATAGTCTCAATATCGTGATCAAGAAACAACTACTGAGTAACAATAAGGTCGTCAAGAAGAAAGGAGTGATCGGAGTGGTTCGATTGATTAGACATCTATTGAAAACATCAACTGAAAATGAAGAACTTACGAGCAGCTTCGATTCTGATCGGACGATTGATACGGTTAGCAATATTCCAACAGCAGCTGGACGAGAGATCGGTAATATGATCAACTTGTTGTTCACTTCGTCCAACGAATCTTCTGATATTTTAGCACTCTGCTACGATGAATTggcagaaatgctacaagatTTTGAAAGTAATGTTGGCAAACCTGAAAGAGCCTTCTCTGTATGGCTCTGCGATGTTCTAACAAATGATTTCCAGA TTTTCATCATTGAGGAAATCCCATCCGGTGAAATCGTCCAATATTCCAAAAAACTATGCATCAACGACGCAACCGAGCTGGAGAACACTAATGCAGAGGCATACGCAATAGCGGTCAACATTACGGAGAACATGTTGGCCTATAACAGTCGTTACTCCACAATGTGCTTCTTTCTGTCCATGTTCAAATTGATGAAGGTGCTGCAACTGATCCGCTACAATGGAAATCTGGAATCAATCAATGCTCTGTTGGGATGCGCCATTGTTGTGC ACTTTTACGCCGAGCCCGATGAGAAGCATCTCGTTGAAACATACGAAGAAGACATCTGCCGACAACTTCTGGATGCGTATTTTTATATCGCCAATTGGTTCCGTGAACTGATTAATGCCTTCCTTCTACAATCGGACAAATTAATACATCGGAAAGTGATCGAACGGCTAACTGCTCTGGTTCAACTCGAACGTCGTCTAGCGGCGCTACTCCGAAATGTGGACTTTGATTATCAACCCCCGATTTGTGACTTTTCCGCCGATACCAATAAGAAGGCCTTGCGATCAGCTAAACAGTCaacatccaaatcaaatcttaCACTAAATGCTACAAGGAAATCGCAATTTGATGCCACGACCAAACCTCGCTCATCAGAGTCTTCCGAGTTCGACACCGAGACGCTTTTCGTTCGCTATCGGCGTGGATTTAGAGCCATGGACAGCCAGGTAATAAAGCTTTTACGTGAACCGGTTTTACTGTGCCACACATTGCCGATTGACAAGGTCGGGGAAAGCCTAGGCCTAATCGAGTATCGTT TGCTGGAAACATTTGTCACTGACATTGAATCGAAAACAGGAACTCGCCTCAAACTCGATGATCTGCTAGAAATTGTGCCTTATGCCG aaaattatgtcaaaattaaCACCAAACGACAGGACCTTCATACTTCTACAGAACCAGAACTTCAAACTGATTATAAAGTCCTCACTTGTTGTTCAAATCTGTCCCTGCGAATGTTTACGGGTGTTCTTCTACTACTCAGCAAAGCAAAGCATGAAGTACGCCACAAAGCCTTGAAGGTCTTTGATAAACTCGCAACTTCCCCAGACCAAAGCCGGCAATCCGAAGCAGATAATGTCGAGGTGATCCTGACGACCGAGCTAACACACAAAAATGCTTTCAAAAATCTACACAACGCTCATTGTCTCTACAAGTTTGGCTGCGCTCTGCACCTCGTCTCTCCAAACTCAGCCAACACTTCCATAATCGCCTCATTCTGTCAAAAGTTCATCTGTTCTCATTTTACCGCTAAAACCGGAAATGCCGTTGAGTTATCCCAACTGCTTCAAGGAATTTTCATTGTGGTCGACTTCCCGAAAATTAAAAGACTGACAAAAGCGCTTGCTGATGACCTGACGTCCTCCAAGTCCGATGCAAAACTCTACTCCGGCCTTCAACGATGCCATTACGCTTTATTGTTCAAAGAACTCAGCAAGGCCTTTATCAAATGCATTCAATCGGAACTCCGCTTCCGGAGCACTACCG CAAAGTTCGTGCTTTGGGAGCAGTCCTCCGAAATCCTCAAGCAGTTTTCCGAAGTAGCGAAGCACGCTGACAACTCCAAAATCTACTCGTGCTATATGCGATATTCCCACACCTACCTGAAGCTCTTCCAGCAAAGCGGTCTGAAAACAATGGAGGATATCCTCAAGGTCACGGCCGATCGGGTTAGCCACCTGCTAAGCACTCTGCAGCACAACACACGTTACCTGCACAACATCTGCTGCCACTCGAAAAACACTAAGGACAACAGTCTGGTGGCGCAGATTCCCTTCATTCGCGAAACGGTGGAAACTCTAATCTATAGTGTGAAGGCCGTCCTGGCCGCGAACAACTGCTCCTCGGTGTTCTGGATGGGGAACCTCAAGAACAAGGACCTCAAGGGGGATCTGATCGTTACGCAGCTGGACGAACTCGAGCAGGAAAGTGAACCGGAGTCCGACATAGCCGATTTTCTTAGCGATGACGACGAGACTGAGGGTCGACCGGTTCCTGCGGCAAGGTTGGGAAAGGTTTCCGAAGCCAAGACATCGCAAAGCAAGTGCTTCTAA
- the LOC134224887 gene encoding uncharacterized protein LOC134224887, translating to MACGGQLASKSAVNELPLSVGSTMRSSKQLFSCTVATIDIQLYLLFQRVPTGVGFYEQNALYTNGLLLARLLVYDQAVLDYEHPKGIRQNGSRIPDCTESENMVAIP from the exons ATGGCATGCGGTGGACAACTGGCTTCCAAATCTGCAGTAAATGAGCTCCCCTTATCTG TTGGTTCGACAATGAGGTCTTCAAAACAGCTGTTTTCATGCACCGTGGCAACCATCGATATCCAACTGTATCTGCTATTTCAACGCGTTCCAACGGGCGTTGGTTTTTATGAACAAAATGCCCTGTATACGAACGGATTATTGCTGGCGAGATTGTTGGTTTATGATCAAGCAGTGCTGGATTACGAGCACCCGAAAG GTATTCGACAGAACGGTTCCCGCATACCCGATTGTACTGAATCAGAGAATATGGTCGCTATACCTTGA